In one Nicotiana sylvestris chromosome 8, ASM39365v2, whole genome shotgun sequence genomic region, the following are encoded:
- the LOC138876305 gene encoding uncharacterized protein — protein MAIDQDVGNLLIMGDSDLIIRQAQGEWETRDVKLIPYRQHVEDLSKRFRSVKFRYIPRCHNELADALATLASMLPYLGNTHIDPLEIQIRERHGYYNAIEAGPSIQPWYQDVKRKILPRGALYLGDIEGKDPDTAVNADAVKRYYV, from the exons atggcgatTGATCAAGATGTTGGGAatttgttgattatgggggattctgatttgattatccggcaagcccagggagaatgggaaactcgagatgtcaagcttattccttaccgacagcacgtagAGGATCTCAGCAAGCGGTTTAGATCAGTaaagttcaggtatatcccgcgatgtcacaatgaattagccgatgcacttgccactttagcttcaatgttaccttatcTAGGCAACAcccacatcgatcccttggaaatccaaatcagggaaagacatggTTATTACAACGCCATCGAGGCAGGACCAAGTATCCAGCCATGGTACCAGGAtgttaagag gaagatattgcccaggggagcattatatctaggtgatattgaaggaaaagatcCCGACACAgccgtgaatgcagatgcagtaaaaagatactatgtttga